From Natrinema salinisoli:
CGATGTCATGGTGAATAATGCAGGAATCTTCGAGGGGGGTTCAATCTATGACATCGAGGAAGACGAATTTGACCGAACAATCGACATCAACGTTCGTGGAGTGTTCTTCGGATGTAAAGCCGCAGCAGAGGTGATGCGTGAGCAAGACGAAAAGAACGCAATTGTCAACCTCTCGTCGGTAGGTGGGCTGAGTGGACTCGACCAAGCCTCTACGTACTGTACGTCGAAAGGTGCAGTAGCCAATCTAACACGGGAGCTAGCCGTTGAACTCGGTCCTGACAATATCCGCGTCAATGCGATTAATCCAGGACTCGTTGAGACGCAGATGCTGGCCGATGCCGGTATTGACGAAGAACATTCACAGTATCTTCCGCTCGGTGAGTTGTGCACCCCTGAG
This genomic window contains:
- a CDS encoding SDR family oxidoreductase, translating into MLANLDDAASIVTGGASGNGRAIALKLAEAGSNVTIADIREEPRESGQPTHELIETEYDANARFVETDVTSIDDLQATVQETVDAYGSLDVMVNNAGIFEGGSIYDIEEDEFDRTIDINVRGVFFGCKAAAEVMREQDEKNAIVNLSSVGGLSGLDQASTYCTSKGAVANLTRELAVELGPDNIRVNAINPGLVETQMLADAGIDEEHSQYLPLGELCTPEEIGNTAVYLASDMSSHVTGHNLVVDGGLLANGYW